The following proteins come from a genomic window of Sorghum bicolor cultivar BTx623 chromosome 3, Sorghum_bicolor_NCBIv3, whole genome shotgun sequence:
- the LOC8056128 gene encoding DELLA protein RGL1, protein MGTSEQPCTSNLFTASSYGTSQQIHHLLPQHDSVICTEPGMGFPYYYGTDQQDAAFDGDEVELGFQASKATRVDYYSSPYQPSWPLARAAATESSRVRKQRFRDVLESCKQKVEAMEAMESPVAFQEGEDGLAVGDGGGAGAAAGGGAGAGGGNGGGADGMRLVQLLVACAEAVACRDRAQAAALLRELQAGAPVHGTAFQRVASCFVQGLADRLALAHPPALGPASMAFCIPPSCTGRDGARGEALALAYELCPYLRFAHFVANASILEAFEGESNVHVLDLGMTLGLDRAHQWRGLLDGLAARAGAKPARVRVTAVGAPAETMRAVGRELEAYAEGLGLCLEFRAIDRSLESLHMDDLGIAADEAVAISSILELHCVVKESRGALNSVLQTIRKLSPKAFVLVEQDAGHNGPFFLGRFMEALHYYAAVFDALDAALPRYDARRARVEQFHFGAEIRNVVGCEGAARVERHERADQWRRRMSRAGFQSVPIRMAARAREWLEENAGGGGYTVAEEKGCLVLGWKGKPVIAASCWKS, encoded by the coding sequence ATGGGCACATCTGAGCAGCCATGCACGAGCAACTTGTTCACCGCCTCCTCCTATGGCACCTCCCAGCAGATTCATCATCTGCTGCCACAGCACGACTCCGTGATCTGCACCGAACCAGGGATGGGCTTCCCCTACTACTACGGCACTGATCAGCAGGACGCGGCGTTCGACGGCGACGAGGTAGAGCTCGGTTTCCAGGCTTCCAAGGCCACCAGGGTCGACTACTACAGCTCGCCTTACCAGCCGTCGTGGCCGCTGGCTCGCGCCGCGGCCACCGAATCGTCGCGCGTCAGGAAGCAGAGGTTCCGGGACGTTCTTGAGAGCTGCAAGCAGAAGGTCGAGGCCATGGAGGCGATGGAGTCCCCTGTGGCGTTCCAGGAAGGTGAGGACGGGCTTGCCGTCGGGGATGGTGGCGgtgccggcgccgccgctggcggtggcgccggcgccggcggaggGAACGGAGGCGGCGCGGATGGGATGCGGCTCGTGCAGCTGCTGGTGGCGTGCGCCGAGGCCGTGGCGTGCCGCGACCGCGCTCAGGCCGCGGCGCTGCTGCGGGAGCTCCAGGCCGGCGCGCCCGTGCACGGGACGGCGTTCCAGCGCGTCGCGTCGTGCTTCGTGCAGGGCCTCGCGGACCGCCTGGCGCTGGCTCACCCGCCAGCGCTGGGCCCGGCCAGCATGGCGTTCTGCATCCCGCCGTCGTGCACGGGCCGCGACGGCGCGCGCGGCGAGGCGCTCGCGCTGGCGTACGAGCTGTGCCCGTACCTGCGGTTCGCGCACTTCGTGGCCAACGCCTCCATCCTGGAAGCCTTCGAGGGAGAGAGTAACGTCCACGTGCTGGACCTGGGCATGACGCTGGGCCTGGACCGCGCCCACCAGtggcgcggcctcctcgacggcCTCGCCGCCCGCGCGGGCGCCAAGCCGGCGCGCGTGCGCGTCACCGCCGTCGGCGCCCCCGCGGAGACCATGAGAGCCGTCGGCCGCGAGCTCGAGGCGTACGCGGAGGGGCTCGGGCTGTGCCTCGAGTTCAGGGCCATCGACCGCAGCCTCGAGAGCCTGCACATGGACGACCTCGGgatcgccgccgacgaggccGTGGCCATCAGCAGCATCCTGGAGCTGCACTGCGTGGTGAAGGAGAGCCGCGGGGCGCTCAACTCGGTGCTCCAGACCATCCGCAAGCTGTCGCCCAAGGCGTTCGTCCTCGTGGAGCAGGACGCCGGGCACAACGGGCCTTTCTTCCTGGGCCGGTTCATGGAGGCGCTCCACTACTACGCCGCCGTGTTCGACGCGCTGGACGCGGCGCTCCCGCGCTACGACGCGCGGCGCGCGCGCGTGGAGCAGTTCCACTTCGGCGCGGAGATCCGCAACGTGGTCGGctgcgagggcgcggcgcgcgtgGAGCGGCACGAGCGCGCTGACCAGTGGCGGCGCCGCATGAGCCGCGCCGGGTTCCAGTCCGTGCCGATCAGGATGGCGGCCAGGGCGCGGGAGTGGCTGGAGGAgaacgccggcggcggcgggtacACGGTGGCCGAGGAGAAGGGATGCCTCGTCCTCGGCTGGAAGGGCAAGCCCGTCATTGCCGCCTCATGCTGGAAGTCCTAG
- the LOC8078693 gene encoding uncharacterized protein LOC8078693 encodes MPLALAQLQDLRDRISDHLRPWSRSAQFWVRAADIYTSYKVCQLRAGFVKDEDEREAMWEQQHELGAQKMYSLCSELGGLFLKAAQILGKPDLAPMAWVKRLVTLCDQAPATPFVVVRDVVEKQFGKNFDDIFEFFDVEPVGSASIAQVHRARLKLSKADVAVKVQHPGAEHLMMVDIRNMQAMALFLQKYDINFDLFSATKEMEKQICYEFDFVREARAMERIREFLRVTNKKPPVMVPRVIPGMVSREVLVMEFIKGTPIMNLGNEMAKRGIDPGGKIAAMAKQKILSDLTLAYGQMILKDGFFHADPHPGNILICKDTEVALLDYGQVKEMPEDLRLAYANLVVAMADDDFLRAEESFRELGIRTWAITDNKLEELFQLSLRMFDTRLPPGVTVMSPFADDSSLNKIGVESFPEELFSVLRTIQLLRGLTVGMGLTFSCAQHWRPIAEEVLLKAGRQNASKSRNQKRSFLRRLFW; translated from the exons ATGCCGCTGGCGCTCGCGCAGCTGCAGGACCTGCGGGACCGCATCTCCGACCACCTCCGCCCATGGAGCCGCTCCGCGCAGTTCTGGGTCCGCGCCGCGGACATCTACACCAGCTATAAG GTGTGCCAGCTGCGGGCGGGGTTTgtgaaggatgaggacgagCGGGAGGCCATGTGGGAGCAGCAGCACGAGCTCGGCGCCCAGAAGATGTACTCCCTCTGCTCCGAGCTCGGCGGTCTTTTCCTCAAG GCTGCTCAAATTCTGGGAAAACCTGACCTGGCACCGATGGCTTGGGTGAAGAGACTTGTCACGCTGTGTGATCAGGCCCCAGCCACGCCatttgttgtggttagagatgtTGTGGAGAAACAGTTTGGAAAGAACTTCGATGACATATTCGAATTCTTCGATGTCGAGCCTGTTGGGTCTGCTTCTATTGCACAG GTGCATCGAGCAAGGCTTAAATTATCAAAGGCAGACGTTGCTGTCAAG GTTCAACATCCAGGAGCCGAGCATTTGATGATGGTTGATATTCGGAATATGCAAGCAATGGCCTTGTTTCTGCAGAAGTATGACATCAACTTTGATCTATTCTCTGCCACCAAAGAGATGGAAAAGCAG ATATGCTATGAATTTGACTTTGTGCGTGAAGCAAGAGCAATGGAAAGAATACGAGAATTCCTACGTGTCACCAATAAGAAACCTCCAGTTATGGTGCCTCGTGTGATTCCTGGGATGGTTAGCAG AGAGGTTTTGGTAATGGAATTCATCAAAGGGACCCCAATAATGAATCTTGGCAATGAAATGGCTAAAAGGGGCATCGATCCTGGTGGTAAGATTGCAGCAATGGCAAAGCA GAAGATTTTGTCAGATCTTACTCTTGCATATGGTCAAATGATCTTGAAGGATGGCTTTTTCCATGCAGATCCACACCCAGGAAACATCCTTATCTGTAAGGACACAGAG GTGGCTTTACTTGATTATGGACAAGTGAAAGAAATGCCAGAAGATTTGCGGCTTGCTTATGCAAATCTTGTAGTTGCAATGGCTGATGATGATTTCTTGAGGGCTGAGGAAAGTTTCAG GGAGCTCGGTATCCGAACATGGGCCATAACTGATAACAAGCTAGAAGAATTGTTTCAATTATCCCTGCGAATGTTTGATACAAGATTACCACCAGGTGTAACTGTTATGTCACCTTTTGCCGATGATTCTTCGCTTAATAAAATTGGAGTGGAG AGCTTCCCGGAAGAGTTATTTTCAGTGCTTCGAACAATTCAGCTTTTGCGAGGGTTGACTGTAGGCATGGGCCTTACATTCTCGTGCGCTCAGCATTGGAGACCAATCGCTGAGGAAGTATTGTTAAAGGCTGGAAGACAAAATG CTTcaaaatcaagaaatcaaaaGAGAAGTTTTCTCAGGAGACTTTTTTGGTGA